Proteins encoded in a region of the Acidobacteriota bacterium genome:
- a CDS encoding TonB-dependent receptor, producing MLAGVRAVDFALYAEGTLVMLSSRILCRGLLIASLALVLGAALPLAAQGVGATLSGNVTDPSGASIPGAVVTAKNEGTGATRTVNSDAHGFYNLANLQPGEYDVTYSATGFVKQVRPRLTLTVGEQLAINAKLVLGSTSQVVQVTGEAPAVQVASSTVSQTINSQTIQQLPLNGRSWTDLATLEPGVSNPQMQPPFNGGRGQRGFGSQISISGRRPQDNDYRIDGISVEDYMNGGPGNVEGGALGVDAVQEFSVLTGTYPAEYGDSSGGVINAITRSGTNSFHGSLYEYIRNSSLDAANYFDCWGAGSGCTKPPLNRNQFGGSAGGPIQKNKTFIFGDYEAIREVQSLSAVDVVPSAAARAGNLSTGTVTPDAYAQKFMNTFFPQPNGAVTGDTGIYSFAGRQINNENFFTGRLDHHFSANDILSGTLEYDKNNLNSPDEFNQKRANYGVQHELYALQETHIFDPNLMNSMRLGIYRTPAQVGVTTPVTAAAGDTKDWDSVPGHAAPDVKIGGLTEFTGGVGAPSFYDFHYTTIQFYDDISQTAGDHSLKYGFEAQRIRDNLTAATDGNGVYSYGSLSSFLTNAAPHNYTALLGGGVITGRSVRQSVLGAYVQDDWRLRSNLTVNMGLRYEYASIPTETHGDLAILPTLSAAQDRCGRYVPGACNPNLTGGYYLSNPTKYDFEPRFGVSWDPTGHGTTAIRSGFGMYDILPLPYMFNLEYVFTAPYFQEGVTNAPPAGSFTNSANPSDAYYSIASSTKTLRNAFMDQYPKRSYVMQYDLNIEHQFTPSMSLMVGYVGDGGVHEPFRSEEVNGVVPTNPNVLVWPTNTTNNDRVNPNWGVIRGLMFEGKSNYNALETQLNRRMSHGVQMTATYTWSHAIDDGTDTVAGDTNANAIPGLFWFNLHADRGTSDLNVGQTFMYNVLWQLPNGNSLPSVAKAVVGGWQVGSILHMSSGAPFTLTISGDRLGQFASHPWDVPNVNLSAPGCGGSLYQAGPYYINPACFSVPSPANVRGDTARNGFTGPNDYDLDLSLVKNIPVHVINESSNLELRIAAFNILNHPNFNPPVDNTDMFDAKGNALSSGGLIDSTWGTSRQMQLALKLTW from the coding sequence ATGCTGGCGGGAGTGCGCGCCGTAGACTTCGCCTTGTACGCGGAGGGAACACTCGTCATGCTATCAAGCCGAATCTTATGCAGGGGATTGCTGATTGCCAGTCTGGCGCTGGTGCTGGGAGCGGCGCTGCCGCTGGCCGCGCAAGGCGTAGGGGCAACGCTTTCCGGCAATGTCACGGATCCGAGCGGCGCCTCGATTCCGGGCGCGGTGGTCACGGCCAAAAACGAGGGCACGGGCGCGACGCGCACCGTCAACTCAGATGCGCACGGATTTTACAACCTCGCCAACCTGCAGCCGGGGGAGTATGACGTCACCTATTCGGCTACCGGATTTGTCAAACAGGTGCGACCGCGGCTGACGCTGACGGTGGGCGAGCAGCTCGCGATCAACGCCAAGCTGGTGCTGGGCAGCACCTCGCAGGTGGTGCAAGTGACGGGCGAGGCGCCGGCGGTGCAGGTGGCCTCCTCGACGGTGAGCCAGACGATCAACAGCCAGACCATCCAGCAATTGCCGCTGAATGGCCGTTCCTGGACGGATCTGGCGACGCTGGAGCCGGGTGTATCGAATCCGCAAATGCAGCCGCCGTTCAACGGCGGGCGCGGCCAACGCGGCTTCGGCAGCCAGATTTCGATTTCGGGGCGGCGGCCGCAGGACAATGACTACCGCATCGACGGCATCAGTGTCGAAGATTACATGAATGGCGGGCCGGGCAACGTAGAAGGCGGCGCGCTGGGCGTGGACGCGGTGCAGGAGTTCAGCGTGCTCACCGGGACCTATCCGGCCGAGTACGGCGATTCCAGTGGCGGCGTAATCAACGCCATTACGCGCTCGGGGACCAACAGCTTTCACGGCTCCTTGTACGAGTACATCCGCAACAGCTCGCTCGATGCTGCCAATTACTTCGACTGCTGGGGTGCGGGTTCCGGCTGCACCAAGCCGCCGCTCAACCGCAACCAGTTCGGGGGCTCCGCCGGCGGCCCCATCCAAAAGAACAAGACGTTCATCTTCGGCGACTATGAAGCGATTCGCGAGGTGCAGTCGCTGAGCGCGGTGGACGTGGTGCCGAGCGCGGCGGCACGGGCGGGCAACCTGAGCACGGGCACGGTGACGCCGGACGCGTACGCGCAGAAGTTCATGAACACGTTCTTTCCGCAGCCGAACGGGGCGGTGACCGGCGACACGGGCATTTACTCGTTCGCGGGGCGGCAGATCAACAACGAGAACTTCTTCACGGGCCGGCTGGATCACCACTTCAGCGCGAACGATATTTTGTCGGGCACGCTCGAATACGACAAAAACAATCTGAATTCACCCGACGAATTCAATCAGAAACGCGCCAACTACGGAGTGCAGCACGAGCTGTATGCCCTGCAGGAGACGCACATTTTTGACCCGAATCTGATGAACTCGATGCGGCTGGGGATTTACCGGACGCCGGCGCAAGTGGGCGTCACCACGCCGGTGACGGCGGCAGCCGGGGACACCAAGGACTGGGACAGCGTGCCCGGCCACGCCGCTCCGGACGTGAAGATCGGCGGCCTCACCGAGTTCACCGGGGGCGTGGGCGCGCCGTCGTTCTACGATTTTCACTACACAACGATCCAGTTCTACGACGACATCAGCCAAACCGCTGGGGATCATTCGCTGAAGTACGGTTTCGAGGCGCAGCGCATCCGCGACAATCTCACCGCGGCGACGGACGGCAACGGCGTGTACAGCTATGGCTCGCTGTCCTCGTTTCTGACAAACGCGGCGCCGCATAACTACACTGCGCTGCTGGGCGGGGGCGTGATCACCGGCCGCAGCGTGCGGCAATCGGTGCTGGGCGCCTACGTGCAGGATGACTGGCGGTTGCGCTCGAACCTGACGGTCAACATGGGGCTGCGCTACGAGTACGCCAGCATTCCGACAGAAACTCATGGGGATCTCGCGATCCTGCCGACGCTGAGCGCGGCCCAGGACCGCTGCGGCCGCTACGTCCCCGGCGCCTGCAATCCCAACCTGACCGGGGGCTACTATCTGAGCAACCCTACGAAGTATGATTTTGAGCCGCGCTTCGGGGTTTCCTGGGATCCCACCGGGCATGGCACGACGGCGATCCGCTCCGGTTTTGGCATGTATGACATTCTGCCGCTGCCGTACATGTTCAACCTGGAGTATGTGTTCACGGCGCCGTATTTTCAGGAGGGGGTGACGAACGCGCCGCCGGCGGGGAGTTTTACCAACTCTGCGAATCCGTCCGATGCCTATTACTCGATTGCCTCGAGCACCAAGACACTGCGTAACGCCTTCATGGACCAATACCCGAAGCGGTCGTACGTGATGCAGTACGACCTCAACATCGAGCACCAGTTCACTCCCAGCATGTCACTGATGGTGGGTTACGTCGGCGATGGCGGCGTGCATGAACCGTTCCGTTCGGAGGAAGTGAACGGCGTGGTGCCCACCAACCCGAACGTGCTGGTGTGGCCCACGAACACCACCAACAACGATCGTGTCAATCCTAACTGGGGCGTCATCCGGGGATTGATGTTCGAAGGCAAGAGCAACTACAACGCGCTCGAAACGCAGCTCAACCGGCGCATGAGCCATGGCGTGCAGATGACCGCAACCTACACCTGGAGCCATGCAATCGACGACGGCACGGATACGGTCGCGGGGGACACCAACGCCAACGCCATCCCCGGCCTGTTCTGGTTCAACCTGCACGCGGACCGGGGCACTTCGGATCTGAACGTGGGGCAGACGTTCATGTACAACGTGCTCTGGCAGTTGCCGAACGGCAATTCGCTCCCCTCGGTGGCGAAAGCGGTGGTGGGCGGCTGGCAGGTGGGCAGCATCCTGCACATGTCCAGCGGCGCGCCGTTTACGCTGACCATCAGCGGCGACCGGCTGGGCCAGTTCGCCTCGCACCCGTGGGATGTGCCCAACGTGAATCTCAGCGCACCGGGATGCGGGGGCAGCCTGTACCAGGCGGGGCCGTATTACATCAATCCGGCTTGCTTCTCTGTGCCCAGTCCGGCGAACGTGCGCGGCGATACGGCGCGTAACGGGTTCACCGGGCCGAACGACTACGATCTGGATCTGTCGCTGGTGAAGAACATACCCGTGCACGTGATCAACGAGAGCTCGAACCTGGAGCTACGGATTGCGGCGTTCAACATTCTCAACCATCCCAACTTCAATCCGCCGGTAGACAATACCGACATGTTCGATGCGAAAGGCAATGCGCTCTCGTCGGGCGGCTTGATTGACTCCACGTGGGGCACCAGCCGGCAGATGCAGCTCGCGCTGAAGTTGACCTGGTAG
- a CDS encoding HAMP domain-containing histidine kinase, whose product MSAHSLRPLRYRMIRLSWITVGALLLASYVSMFLLLRQQAQRELDRRLRSTAVPVLQHFEATKDKTMADLKEFGSPGQYFEILDSSGEVRELSSALSSGLDLPAVNWTNLRTPAWGYSHSPDGQRLRVLALPFTRLGQQYTLIAALSTFGMNHILDDFGKVVAVTLGVGLLLAGLISAWYVDKSLEPVRALTAHAELMADRMIHPRPGESWQPLPLPVPQDEIERLTSTFNRLFSHADKAMRQLRQFISDASHEIRTPLAVLRGESELLLSGSLAQADVQRAVAGMDQELRRLTHIVEGLLTLSLADAGQLRLLREPVYLNEVLEDACELVAARAAAKQVKLARALGQGVAYGGDEAFLHELFVILLDNAVKYSPAGAPVEVTLRADMEEIEVAFRDHGPGVAPAEVEHIFERFYRSVNPAIQNQSGSGLGLSIAQAIATAHGGAVSYHAAKGGGSRFAVRLPPAPEGAVSSGAALEEVNKY is encoded by the coding sequence ATGAGTGCTCACTCTCTGCGTCCGCTGCGCTACCGCATGATCCGGCTGTCGTGGATCACGGTGGGCGCGCTGCTGCTGGCCTCCTACGTGAGCATGTTTCTGCTGCTCCGGCAGCAGGCACAGCGCGAGCTGGACCGGCGGCTGCGGAGCACGGCGGTGCCGGTGCTGCAGCACTTTGAGGCGACCAAAGACAAGACCATGGCCGACCTGAAGGAGTTCGGCTCGCCCGGACAGTATTTCGAGATTCTCGACTCGTCCGGAGAGGTGCGGGAACTATCGAGCGCGCTGAGCAGCGGCCTGGACCTGCCGGCGGTGAACTGGACCAATCTGCGCACGCCCGCCTGGGGCTATTCGCACAGTCCAGACGGGCAGCGGCTGCGAGTGCTGGCGCTACCGTTTACGCGGCTGGGGCAACAGTACACCCTGATCGCGGCGCTCTCTACGTTTGGGATGAACCACATTCTGGACGACTTTGGCAAGGTGGTAGCGGTGACGCTGGGCGTGGGACTGTTGCTGGCGGGACTGATCTCCGCCTGGTACGTGGACAAGAGCCTGGAGCCGGTGCGCGCCCTCACCGCGCATGCTGAGCTGATGGCGGACCGGATGATTCACCCGCGCCCGGGCGAGAGCTGGCAGCCGCTGCCGCTGCCGGTGCCCCAGGATGAAATCGAGCGGCTGACTTCCACCTTCAACCGATTGTTCAGCCACGCCGACAAGGCGATGCGGCAACTGCGGCAATTCATCTCGGACGCGTCGCACGAAATCCGCACGCCGCTGGCGGTGCTGCGCGGAGAAAGCGAATTGCTGCTGAGCGGGAGCTTGGCCCAGGCGGATGTGCAGCGGGCGGTGGCGGGGATGGATCAGGAACTGCGGCGACTGACGCATATCGTCGAAGGGCTGTTGACGCTGTCGCTGGCGGATGCCGGACAGCTGCGGCTGTTGCGCGAACCGGTGTACCTCAACGAAGTGCTGGAAGACGCCTGCGAGCTGGTGGCGGCGCGGGCGGCCGCCAAACAGGTAAAGCTGGCGCGCGCGCTCGGCCAGGGGGTGGCGTATGGCGGCGACGAAGCTTTTCTGCACGAGCTGTTCGTGATCCTGCTGGACAATGCCGTGAAGTACTCACCGGCGGGAGCGCCGGTGGAAGTCACGCTCCGTGCGGACATGGAGGAGATCGAAGTGGCGTTCCGGGATCACGGTCCGGGGGTGGCGCCGGCGGAGGTGGAGCATATCTTCGAACGCTTCTACCGCAGCGTGAATCCGGCCATTCAAAATCAAAGCGGAAGCGGCCTGGGTCTTTCCATTGCGCAGGCGATTGCGACGGCGCACGGGGGCGCGGTGAGCTACCACGCCGCCAAGGGCGGAGGTTCCCGCTTTGCCGTCCGGCTGCCCCCGGCGCCGGAGGGCGCGGTGTCCAGCGGCGCGGCGCTGGAGGAAGTTAACAAATATTAA
- a CDS encoding response regulator transcription factor, whose translation MRVLLGKAERRTALFWARALREDAHAVDRVASLAAVLSAAQAADYAALVLDTDLEPEMSPVGVRQHLRAHQVNLPVLFLLPAAGHAAAIVEEQAEGDRRRTSFLREPFRVSELRARLRHLVYGAGAGAGASASRTRAVAGVASTRLMLDPQSRCARHGTVEIELTRKEYALLELLLLRAPRPATHADIATHLWDRASVRDSNLIEVYVARLRRRLQRATGEALLQTVRGVGYRIGPEEA comes from the coding sequence ATGCGAGTCTTACTGGGCAAGGCGGAACGCCGGACGGCGCTTTTTTGGGCGCGCGCGCTGCGGGAAGACGCACACGCGGTGGATCGGGTCGCGAGCCTGGCGGCAGTACTGAGCGCGGCGCAAGCGGCTGACTATGCGGCGCTGGTGCTGGACACTGATCTGGAGCCGGAGATGAGTCCGGTTGGGGTGCGGCAGCACTTGCGCGCGCACCAGGTGAATTTGCCGGTGTTGTTCCTGCTGCCGGCGGCCGGGCACGCGGCCGCGATCGTGGAAGAGCAAGCGGAGGGTGATCGCCGCCGCACCAGTTTTTTGCGGGAGCCGTTTCGGGTGAGCGAGCTGCGGGCGCGGCTGCGGCATCTGGTCTATGGTGCGGGCGCAGGCGCCGGTGCATCTGCCAGCCGCACGAGGGCGGTGGCCGGCGTGGCCTCGACCAGGCTCATGCTGGATCCGCAGAGCCGGTGCGCGCGCCACGGCACGGTCGAGATCGAGTTGACGCGGAAGGAGTACGCCCTGCTGGAACTGCTGCTGCTGCGCGCCCCGCGCCCGGCTACGCATGCCGATATCGCCACTCACCTCTGGGACCGCGCCAGCGTGCGCGACTCGAATTTGATTGAAGTCTACGTTGCGCGGTTGCGCCGGCGTCTGCAACGAGCGACGGGTGAGGCGCTGCTGCAGACAGTGCGCGGCGTGGGCTACCGCATCGGGCCTGAGGAAGCATGA
- a CDS encoding response regulator transcription factor → MRVLVIEDEKRMASLIARSLRSEGYDVDLAASGRRAVDLAEGSSEYDAIILDLRLPGMDGLEVCRQLRSLNLQAPVLMVTARTLVGQRVEGLDAGADDYLTKPFELAELHARLRALIRRRLPASGSILRFGTLELDRRRRSVRQGDSEQSLTPKEFSLLECLMLRSPEVVTRSEIVEYVWNRNFETETNLVEVYVNRLRQKLGPALGPRLQTIRGVGYRLQ, encoded by the coding sequence ATGCGAGTGCTGGTGATCGAGGACGAGAAGCGCATGGCAAGCCTGATCGCCCGCTCCTTGCGCAGCGAGGGCTATGACGTAGACTTGGCGGCTAGCGGCCGCCGCGCTGTGGATCTCGCCGAAGGCTCCAGCGAATACGACGCCATCATCCTCGATCTGCGCCTTCCCGGCATGGACGGCTTGGAAGTCTGTCGCCAGCTTCGCTCCTTGAACCTGCAAGCCCCGGTCCTGATGGTGACCGCCCGGACCCTGGTGGGGCAGCGCGTCGAGGGTCTCGACGCTGGCGCCGATGACTACCTCACCAAGCCCTTTGAGCTGGCCGAGCTGCACGCCCGCTTGCGCGCCCTGATCCGGCGGCGCCTGCCTGCCAGCGGCTCCATCCTGCGCTTCGGAACCCTGGAACTGGACCGCCGCCGCCGCAGCGTCCGCCAAGGCGACAGCGAGCAGTCTCTCACCCCCAAGGAATTCAGCCTGCTCGAGTGCCTCATGCTGCGCAGTCCGGAGGTTGTGACCCGCTCGGAAATTGTCGAATATGTCTGGAATCGCAACTTCGAGACCGAAACCAACCTGGTCGAGGTCTATGTCAACCGCCTGCGCCAAAAACTCGGCCCTGCCCTCGGTCCGCGCCTGCAGACCATCCGTGGCGTCGGGTACCGCCTGCAGTAG